The Bacteroidota bacterium DNA window AACGCCGTTCTGATGTCACAAGCCCCGAAACCGAGTCATTCCCGACCCAGATCGGGAATCCATGCAGCGTCGGCACGCGGTGCCATCGTGGCGTGGATTCCCGCCTGCGCGGGAATGACGGGCGTCTTGGGCAGAAAAGCTAAGACCTGACCGAGTCCATAACACGCTCTAGGCGAGCACGCGATCATCACCCGCGTACCTCCGTAAACTAACGACCTCCGCTATGTCTGCTATCCAATCGAAAGCCGACATCGTTCGGATCGTGCAGTCACTCCCGGACGGAACCTCACTCGACGATGTGATCGAGCGGCTCATTCTCCTCCGCAAGATCGAGGTGGGGTTAGCTCAGGAGGGGCAGGGCATCCCGCAGGCTGAAGCTGAGGCTGAGTTCCACAAACCTCGTCAGGATCGGTCGTGGAACCGTGGCTGAGGTCGTCTCGCTGGCCATACGTCTGGGCGTCGAGCGGTCTGCGAACGGAAGACTCGGAAACAGAGAGAGTGTAGGCAGCCGTTCCATACCGGCTCTCCGAGTTCGTGGTGCGTCCCAGTGTCGTAAGGGCGTAGCATGCTACGCCCCTACAGCGGTTGAGACGGGGCGCTGGGCAGGTCCCATGCACCATCATCTCAGCGAACAGGTATCAGTCGCGCGGGGCGACGCGGAGGATGCGGCCGTTGCGGTCGTCGGTCGCTAGGTAGAGCGCGCCGTCGGGGCCTTCGACGACCTCGCGGATGCGCTCGCCGAGGTCGGTGAGCAGGCGCTCCTCGCCGACCACGCGCTCGCCGTCGATCACGACGCGGACGAGCGCCCGGCTCGACAGGCCGCCGATGAAGGCGTTGCCCGCCCACTCCGGCACGAGGCGGCCCGAGTAGAACGTCATCCCCGAGGGCGAGATCACCGGGTCCCAGTAGTAGACCGGCTGCTCCATCCCCTCGGCCTGCGTCCGCCGGTGGATGCGCTGCCCGGAGTACTCCTCGCCGTAGCCAATGGTCGGCCAGCCGTAGTCCAGGCCTGGCCGGACGAGGTTCAGTTCGTCGCCGCCCTGCGGCCCCATCTCGACCTCCCAGAGCTGCCCGTCGGCGTCGAAGGCGGCGGCGAGGACGTTGCGGTGGCCGCTCGACCAGATCTCCGGCCGTGCGCCCTCGGTATCCACGAACGGGTTGTCCGGCGGGACGGCACCGTCGGCCCGGACGCGGACGATCTTGCCGAAGTGACTGCCGAGGTCCTGAGCCTGGTGGCGGCCTTCCAGAACGGACCGCTCGCCGAGCGTGACGAAGAGGTGGCCGTCCTCCGCCCAGACGAGCCGCCCGCCGGAGTGGAGCGTGGATTCGAGCGTCGGCATCATGCGGAAGACGACCTCGACGCGGTCGAGTCGGGGTGCGGTGTCCTCGCTCTCCACGAGCCGGCCGCGAGCGACGGCGAGGCCGTTGCCGCCTTCGCGCGGCTCGGAGTAGCTGACGTAGACCACGCTGTCAGCGGCATAGGTCGGGGCAGGCTCCACGTCGAGCAGACCACCCTGGCGCCGCGCGTCCACGTCGGGAATGCCCTCGATGGGGGCCGAGAGCGCGCCGTCGGTCGAGACGATCCGGAGGCGGCCTGGCTTCTCGGTGACCAGCATCCGCCCGTCGGGCAGAAACGCAATCGCCCACGGCTCGACGAGGCCCTCGGCGATGGTCTCGACGGCGAGCTCAGTCTCGGTCTGCACGGCCGGGGCGCGGGTCTGGCCGAGGAAGGCCGGCTCGAACTCGGGCACGTTCGGCGGGGCGGTCTCGACGGGCGCGCCGGCAGCGGTGCCGGGGACGGACTGCTGGCTGTTCGCCGCGCCGCCGGGTGCGCGGTTGCCGTCCTGGGCCGACGCGGGGTCGGGCGTGCTGCAGGCGACGAAGGCCGCGATGAGCGTGAGCAGGAGGGGGTAGCGCCACGCGGCGGGGGCGGATCGAAAAGACGAGGCAGTCATGGCTCGGAGGTGCAATGGGTCGAGAGGGGAGGAGTAAATACGCGACGGCGCTGCGCGTGGTCCGGGCGCGGTCTAGTCGGTCGAGATGCCGCTTAGCGGAGTGTGAGGGTCAGCCCGGCGAGGACGTGCCGCCCTGCCGCCGGCTCGGCGTAGCGCCCGCCGAAGGCGTTGACGACGACCGAGCCGAGGTAGCGCGCGTCGCCCACGTTGCGGACCTCGACGAACGGACTCGCCGCGAGGCCGCCTGCCAGTCGGAGGGCGTACGCGCCGAGGCGGAGGTGAACGACGGCGTAGGCGTCTGCCTCAGCTTCATTTGCGCTGTCGGCGGGGTAGCTGCTCGCAGCCTCGGCCGCGAATCCGACGACGAGCGGGAGCGTGTGCGGCCCGACCCACGTCAGCGTCCCCGTCGCGAGGTGGTCCGGCACCCCCGGCACCGCATTGCCCTCGACCGTCAGCGCGCCCGCGCTCTCGGCGAAGCGCGCCCGCGTGTAGGCGTAGGCGACGGCACCGTCGAGTCGTCCACCCGCGAGGGGCACCGCCCGGGCCTGGAGTCCGACCTCGACGCCGACGTGCGTCGTCCGGCTCTCGTTGCGGAAGAACGTCACCTCGTCGATCTCGAACGGGACGAGGAGGTCGTCGACGGTCGCGGCGAAGACGGCGAGGTCGAGTCCGAGGGTGCCGCTACTCGGCATAGCGAGGGCGAGGCGAGCCCCGGCCTCGGTGCCCCACGTCCGCTCCGGCTCCAGCGCCGGGTCGAAGCCGGGCTCGCCGTCAGGCCGGTTGCCGAGTTCGGTCGTCGTCGGTGCGTCAAGGGCACCGGCAGCGTTGGCGAAGAGGGTGTACGCGAGGCGTGGGGTCGCACCCGAGTACGCGACCCCCACCGACGGCGAGACCGCCCGGAGCGTCCGTGTGTCCGCCGCCAGGCCAGCCGCGTCGGCGCGGTAGCCCAGCGCGTCGGCGCGGGCGGCGGCGCTCGCCGTGAGGCCCGGCGCGAGCGGCACCTCGATGCGACCGAAGAGCGCACCCGAGAGGACGGTCTCGACTTGATTGGTGAGGATCTCGCCCGGCGCGCCGTCGTCGTTGGCCGATTCGAGGCGGTCGTCGCGCTGGCGCTCGCCCTCGGTGCCGACTGCCCAGCGAATCCGTCCGGCCTCGCCCTCGGCGGAGAGGCGAAGCCCGGCCGTCTGGCGGTTGAGTTCGATGTAGCGTGGGACGATGGGGTTGTCGAGGGCCCGGAGCCCGCCGTGCGCCATCGCCCGGAGCGTGACGCCGCCGACAGGCCGCGCAAACGTCACCCCGAGGTGGCCCTGCGTGAGCCGCTTGCTCGCGTCGCGGGCGACGACGATCTCGCGCGTCTGGCGCGGGTCCTCGGCGGCGGCCTCCGCCGAGATCCCGCCGGGCGACTCCAGCCTCGGCGCGTGCGCGAGGAGCCCGACTACGCCGAGCGTCCCGCCGGCTACATCAGCCTGGCCCGAGACCCCGCTTCGCCAGAGGCGGGCCGAGCCGTGGTCGCGGTAGCCGTCCTCGTCGAGGTACGACCCCCACACCGCGAGCCGCCGTCCCGCGCCGAGGTTCGGCCGTACGGCAACGGTGCCCGATGCCGTCCCATATCCGCCGCCGACAGCGCGGGCCGTCGCAGCAGGCGCAGACGCCGGAGCTTCCGTTGAGAGTGCCACGACGCCTCCGGCCCCTGACCCCCAGAACGTCGAGGCGGGGCCGCGCACGACCTCGGCGCGTCGGACGAGGGCGGGGTCGACCACGTCGAGCTGCGTCTGGCCGTCGGGGAGCGTAAGCGGGACGCCGTCGAGGAGGACGTGGGTGCCGCGCACACCGAAGGCGGCGCGCCAGCCGATGCCGCGCACGAGGA harbors:
- a CDS encoding TonB-dependent receptor → MPLSPRCLAASILAVAWTTLAASAPIAQPAETDTLDTEALGVVEVTAAAPYALAGTAAPPALTVRERAEAETATDPALGLGAALAGVPGLWVSGRESRAQGERLLVRGIGWRAAFGVRGTHVLLDGVPLTLPDGQTQLDVVDPALVRRAEVVRGPASTFWGSGAGGVVALSTEAPASAPAATARAVGGGYGTASGTVAVRPNLGAGRRLAVWGSYLDEDGYRDHGSARLWRSGVSGQADVAGGTLGVVGLLAHAPRLESPGGISAEAAAEDPRQTREIVVARDASKRLTQGHLGVTFARPVGGVTLRAMAHGGLRALDNPIVPRYIELNRQTAGLRLSAEGEAGRIRWAVGTEGERQRDDRLESANDDGAPGEILTNQVETVLSGALFGRIEVPLAPGLTASAAARADALGYRADAAGLAADTRTLRAVSPSVGVAYSGATPRLAYTLFANAAGALDAPTTTELGNRPDGEPGFDPALEPERTWGTEAGARLALAMPSSGTLGLDLAVFAATVDDLLVPFEIDEVTFFRNESRTTHVGVEVGLQARAVPLAGGRLDGAVAYAYTRARFAESAGALTVEGNAVPGVPDHLATGTLTWVGPHTLPLVVGFAAEAASSYPADSANEAEADAYAVVHLRLGAYALRLAGGLAASPFVEVRNVGDARYLGSVVVNAFGGRYAEPAAGRHVLAGLTLTLR
- a CDS encoding PQQ-dependent sugar dehydrogenase yields the protein MTASSFRSAPAAWRYPLLLTLIAAFVACSTPDPASAQDGNRAPGGAANSQQSVPGTAAGAPVETAPPNVPEFEPAFLGQTRAPAVQTETELAVETIAEGLVEPWAIAFLPDGRMLVTEKPGRLRIVSTDGALSAPIEGIPDVDARRQGGLLDVEPAPTYAADSVVYVSYSEPREGGNGLAVARGRLVESEDTAPRLDRVEVVFRMMPTLESTLHSGGRLVWAEDGHLFVTLGERSVLEGRHQAQDLGSHFGKIVRVRADGAVPPDNPFVDTEGARPEIWSSGHRNVLAAAFDADGQLWEVEMGPQGGDELNLVRPGLDYGWPTIGYGEEYSGQRIHRRTQAEGMEQPVYYWDPVISPSGMTFYSGRLVPEWAGNAFIGGLSSRALVRVVIDGERVVGEERLLTDLGERIREVVEGPDGALYLATDDRNGRILRVAPRD